Genomic DNA from Vreelandella subglaciescola:
GATTTCATTGAGCGCCGCATCCGTGCGAATCGCGGCAAACTGCGCCGGCCGGTCGCGGCGCGCATCGGCACCAAACGTTTCGTAGTCGTGCCACAAGAAGCTGGCCGGGGCGGCATTGGGTGGCGCCATGAAAAAGCATGCTCCGCTTATGATTTGGGCAGGGTAACGTTGAGCTCCAGCACCGAGCAGTTGTCTTCGCTGTCCATTGAAATCTGCACGGCATCGTTGTCGATATCAACGTAACGACGGATGACTTCTACCAGCTCGCGCTCCAGCTTGGGCATGTAGTCCGGCTGGCCGCGTTGGCTACGCTGGTGCGCCACGATAATTTGCAGGCGTTCTTTCGCCACCGGTGCCGACTTTTTACGCTCACGTTTTAAAAATTCTAACAGTTTCACCGGCGACCTCCTCCAAACATGCGAGTTAGCAGGCCTTTCTTCTGGACTTCGTGAAAGCGCAGCGGCACATCTTCCCCGATCAGGCGCGATACGGTATCAGCGTAGGCCTGGCCGGCATCGCTTGATTCATCGTGGGTCACCGGCACGCCCTGGTTGGACGCGCGCAGTACCGCCTCGGACTCGGGAATCAGCCCCAGCAGGTCTACCGCCAGAATCTCGCGAATGTCATCAAGGGTGAGCATGTCACCGCTGGTCACCCGGTTCGGGTTATAGCGAGTAATCAGCAGATGCTCCTTGATCGGCTCATCGCCTTGCTCGGCACGCTGGGTCTTGGCCGCCAGCAGCCCCAGAATACGATCGGAGTCGCGCACCGACGATACTTCGGGATTGGTCACCACAATCGCCTCGTCGGCGAAGTACATCGCCAACTGCGCGCCGCTTTCAATCCCCGCCGGCGAATCGCACAGCACATAGTCAAAGTCTTCCTTGAGCTTGGCCAGCACATCGGCAATGCCTTCCCGGGTCAGCGCATCTTTATCGCGGGTTTGCGAGGCGGGCAGAATAAACAGGTTTTCCACTCGCTTGTCACGGATCAGCGCCTGATTAAGCCCGGCTTCCCCCTGAATCACGTTGACCAGGTCATACACCACGCGCCGCTCGCAGCCC
This window encodes:
- the minE gene encoding cell division topological specificity factor MinE produces the protein MKLLEFLKRERKKSAPVAKERLQIIVAHQRSQRGQPDYMPKLERELVEVIRRYVDIDNDAVQISMDSEDNCSVLELNVTLPKS
- the minD gene encoding septum site-determining protein MinD; translated protein: MAKIIVVTSGKGGVGKTTSAAAISTGLALRGKKTVVIDFDVGLRNLDLIMGCERRVVYDLVNVIQGEAGLNQALIRDKRVENLFILPASQTRDKDALTREGIADVLAKLKEDFDYVLCDSPAGIESGAQLAMYFADEAIVVTNPEVSSVRDSDRILGLLAAKTQRAEQGDEPIKEHLLITRYNPNRVTSGDMLTLDDIREILAVDLLGLIPESEAVLRASNQGVPVTHDESSDAGQAYADTVSRLIGEDVPLRFHEVQKKGLLTRMFGGGRR